From Treponema sp. OMZ 787:
GAAATTATCATACTCTATAAAACCTGTATTGCGTAAAACTCAAACTCGAAATTATTATGAACTTGTTCCTACTGTAACATTCTTTGTTCAATGGAATCCGATAGGCGATGTAAAGGTGCAGACAAAAAAAGAGGACAATGTTTTTTCCGTAACGAGCGGAGAGTTAAAATAAAAATTGAATCTTAACGAAAATTTTAAGCCCTTGATTTTCTTTTTTTTATGGTATATACTCCGTGCATTATGGAATTTACGAATGAGTTTATTGAAGGTCTCAGTGTAAACGAGGTCGATATTATGAAGCGTATTGCAGAAGAGCTTAACATAAAGGTTGCTCAAGTTTCTGCAGTTATAAGTTTGGTTAATGAAGGCTGTACAATTCCCTTTATTTCGCGTTACCGAAAAGAGATGCACGGCTCTCTTGACGAGGTTCAAGTCAGGGATTCAGACCGCCTTTTTAAATCTTATACAAATCTGGAAACCCGCCGTCTTGAAATTGTCCGCGGAATTTTTGCAGCCGGAAAGTTGACCGACTCTCTCTATGAAAATATAATGAAGGCCGGAACCCTTACCGAGCTTGAGGATATCTGGCTTCCCTTTAAAAAGAAAAAGAAGACCCGCGGTATGCTTGCCGTCGAAAGAGGTTTACAGGGCTTGGCCGATTTAATGAAGGAACTTGAAGCCGCTCCGTTAGAAGAAAAAGCTAAGGACTTTGTAGTTACAAATGCCGAAACGGAAGAACTCAATGTTCCGACTGTTCAAGATGCTCTTCAGGGGGCTGCCGATATAATTGCCGAAGAGATTTCCCAAGATACCGAAAACCGCAAAGCCGTTCATGATTATTTTATAAAGACCGGAAAATTTGAAGTGAAAGGTCTCGGAGATGAAGAGGCTGCAAAGACCTCAGTTTATCAAATGTACTGGGATTATTCCGAAAACTTAAACGAGATAAAGCCCCACCGCGTACTCGCAATTAACCGCGGAGAAAGGGAAGGTGTTTTGGAAGTAAAAATCGATGTAAGCATTGAAGATGCAATTTCTCTTTTACAAAACAAGTACACATTAAATAATGATTATCACAAGGAAGCTATTGCCGACGGTCTTGTTCGCTTACTTGCTCCTGCCGTTTTGCGTGAAATAAGAAGCGACCTTGCCGATACGGCTGACGAACACGGTATAAATATTTTCAGCGAAAACCTAAAGCATCTTTTGATGACCCAGCCTATTAAGGGAACCCGTGTTCTCGGGGTTGACCCCGGTATAAGGACAGGTACTAAGTGTGCCGCCCTTGACGAAACGGGAAAGTATCTCGGCTCTTTTGTAATTTACCAGCATAAGGCAGATGAGGCTAAGTACCTTGTTCTTGAGGCCGTTAAAAAATATAATGTGCAGCTCATCGCTGTCGGGAACGGCACGGGCTCCCACGAGGTGCAGGAAATAGTTTCCGCAGTTATAAAAGAATCTTGTCCTGATGTTTTGTTTACGGTTGTCGATGAAGACGGAGCTTCCGTTTATTCTGCAGGCGATGTTGCCCGCGAAGAGTTCCCCGATTTGGACTTGACGATAAGGGGTGCAATTTCTATCGGAAGAAGATTACAGGACCCGCTTGCTGAGCTTGTAAAAATAGATCCTAAGTCCATAGGTGTCGGTTTATACCAGCACGACTTAAACCAAAAAAAATTAAGCGAAGAGCTTGATGCCGTTGTAGGCTCGGTTGTAAACAATGTAGGGGTAAACCTTAACACCGCAAGTGCCTCTTTGTTAAAATATGTTTCGGGCGTAAGCTCTTCCCTTGCAAAAAAGATTGTTGCCCGCCGAGAATCCGAAGGAATCTTTACCGACAGAGAACAATTAAAAAAGGTAAGCGGGATGGGGCCTAAGTCTTTTGAGCAGTGTGCCGGCTTTTTAAAAATCCCTGAAAGCTCCAACCCCTTGGATAATTCCTGGGTTCATCCCGAAAACTACGAAACGGGAAAACTCATCTATGATGTAATTCATAAAAATGAAGAAGTATCGGGCGAGCTCCGAAGCGAGATAAAAACCAAGTACAATATCGGAGACCAAACCATAAACGATATTATCGAAGAATTAAAAAAACCTAACCGCGATCCGCGTGAAGATTGCCCCAAGCCCATCATGCAGCAGGGAGTTCTTCAATTTGAAGACTTAAAAACCGGAATGACCGTAAAGGGTAAAATCAAAAATGTGGTTGACTTCGGTGCCTTTGTCGATTTAGGTATCAAGGAAACAGCCCTATTACACATATCCGAGATGAGCGATTCCTATATTTCCGATCCGCTTGAAGCCGTAAAGGTCGGCGACATTGTAGAATGTAAAATCATTTCTCTTGATGAAGACCGCCGCCGAATTTCTTTGAGCCGAAAAAGCGGAGAAGGAAGCTACGAAGGAGCCGCCCGTCTTACCGCAAAGCAAAAGAGTGAGATTAAAAAGCTTGTCGTAAAAACCAAGGACGGTAAAACCATTACCGTTAAAACCGCTGCCGGTAAACCGGCTGTTCAGGGAGGCAAGGAACTTTCCGAAAGGGGAGAAAGATCTCCTGCTCATCGAGGCGACAGAAAAGTCGGTGAACCCCGCTCCCGCAAGGATGACGACGGAACCAAGTACAATCCTTTTGCAATTTTATTGCAGGGCAAGAAGTAAATCATAAAAAGCCGCCAAGAGCAATTTGCCTAGGCGGTTTATTTTACTTTTTATGTGCAAAATAAAATTTTGCCCATTCTTTATCCGAAATTAGGATATGGTTAAAAAGCCAATCCCTTAAAAAACGCACAAATGTGTTTGCAACAAATTGTTTTCCGTTTTGATAGTCTTTTACGGCATGCAGTATTTCACGCACAAAATCTTCATGGTGCTGCTTATGTTCTTGTATGCCGGGATAGTTAATTTCTGCCATCAATTTTTCTTCGTCCTTAAAATGAATCATCACATAATCTACAAGGTTCTTCATTACATGACGGAAGGTTTCATCCAATGCTCCCTTTTCGCCTAAACAGGCCCGATATAAATCGTTTATGAGCTCGACCAAGTGTCTGTGTTGTTTATCTACTTGGTCAATATTCAAATCATAGCTTTCATCCCATGAAACAAAATCATCCATAAAAAACCACCTCAAGAAAAATTATCGGCATTATATTTTATAAGTAAAATTCAAATTACTTTATTGTACGGCTCGCTCTTAAATTAAGCCATTTTTCAAAGGCCTTTATTGTGTTAATCCTGTCTTGTCGGCCTAAGTCTCTCGATGAGCCGAGTAAGAGGCTTGCAAGAATATCGTTTCCCCTTATGTCGCCTAAACCTGCTAAACCTTCCTTTGATTGAATAAAAATGCAAACAGGAAAAAGTGCGATGTTTTCAGAAAACTTTAAATCCTTTTCTATTAAGACTGCGTATGTGCCTTCTTTTAAATCCTTAGGAAAAGGGGCACCTTCAGCAACTATAAAAAAGGCTCCTGAAAAGGCATTTTGATTTTTTATATAGTAGCCGTAAAGCTCTTCAATATGAGCTCCTTCTGCAAGCAAAAAAAGTTCTGTATCTCCAAAGAATCGAATAAGACTAGACATCCTTAAGTCCAAGTTTTTATTGCTGCCGCTTTTTGCGGTATTCGTCTTAAATACCGAATCGAAGACAGAAAAAAATTGCTCTGAACGCTTGAGTCTGTATTTATTTTTGCTCTCTATAGATAAGCTTGCTGTTTTATAGCCCTCATTTAAAAGATAGCGTTCAAATGTTCCGATATATTCTTCAGCTGGAAAAGGCGGAACTATTATTACGGCTTCTTTTTCGTTACGGCAAGGCTCCGGCTTATAATACAAAGCGGCCGTTTTTTCATTATCTTCTTCAATAAAAGAAATTCTTTCTTTTTCGGCAAGAGAGGTAAATACGGTATATTCTCTTTCAGGCGAAAAATAAAAAGCTGCAAAAAAGGATGCTCCTAGCAGGACCAGGAGGAAAATTCTTAACAAAATCGAAGGAATTGTGTAAAAATTATTAGGAACTTGCCTTAAAAACATTACAAATCTTTCAAATTCTGTTATAATACAGATTATGACTATTAGTGCTGTGGGGATTAGCGAGAAGATTAAACCTTGGCCTATAATTACAAAAATTAGGACTATCAAAGAGGCAAAGGGTAAACTTGAGATTGCGTCAGCTGTTTTAAGAGCTTTTGAAAAAGGACGAATCAAAGGCAAAATCAACAAAATTAAAACAAGTATTTCGCTGACAAAAAAATCAGACATAGAATCCTCACAAGTAAAATTTAAGGAGCTTACATGACAGACGGTGCTGCAGAAAAATTAAACCTCGATGAACTGGACTTTTCCTTTCCCGAATCTAAAATCAGGGAATTAAAAAATAACGGAGCCGACTCAACTATAGTCGGTCAAGACCGTGCTCTTAAGGCAATTGAACTGGGCCTCGGTATTGAGGGCGAAGGTTATAACATCTTTGTTATGGGTGCACCCGGAACAGGCCGAAGAACCGTTATATCATCTCTCTTGAGGAATTATAAACCAAATTTTGCAAAACTTCAAGATATAGCCTATGCTTACAATTTCAGCCGGCCGATTGAGCCGATTGCCCTTTTTTTTCCTGCCGGAGAAGGCCGCCTTTTCCGCAAAAAAATAAAAAAGGCTGTAGGCCGGATTCATATTCAAACTTTAGCCCTCTTAAAATCTGAAGGATTTTTAGCCGACCAAAAAAAGATAATTACGCAAGCCGACAATGAAGAAAATATGCTCTTAACGGAATTCGAATCCAAAATGCTGCACACAGGCTTCAAGGTGCTGCAGATAAAGGATGAAAATAATCAATCAGTGGATTTAATTCCCATCATAAAAGGAAAAGAGATTTCTTTTAGCGAGCTTCAATCCAAGGCTGCCAGAAAAAAATTCAGCGAACAGGAGCTGGCTGCCTTGCGTGAAAAATACTATGCATCTCTTGATGAAATGTCCGAGCTCTTTTCTCTTTTAAGGGATAAAAGAATTGAGATGGATGAAAAGCTTGTAAAGCATCAAAAAGATGCCGTTATGCCGATAATTAATGAAGCCCTTGCTCCATTAAAAAAACTTGTAGATTCTTATGCTGAAAAGTATGATAACCCCAAACAAATTGAAGACAATAAAAAGATTCTTTTATTTTTAAAAAAGACGGAAGAAGATTTAATCAGCCGAATGAATATCTACAGCTCGGAATTTAAATCTTCGCGGATAAAGAAAAATTTTTTCGGGCGTTACCTTATCAATCTTATTTGTGAAAATAATAAAGATAAAAATTATGTAATAAATGAAAATCTGCCGAGTTTTACCAATTTGTTCGGAACTATCGAGTCTCATTCCGATTCGGATGCCCCCGAAATTAACGGACACTTGCGTATAAGGGAAGGTGCCGTCCACAGGGCCTTCGGCGGCTACCTGATTATCCGCCTCCATGATCTTCTTGAAGAAGATGATTCGTGGACCTACTTAAAAAGAGTTTTGCAGTCGGGTAAAATCGAAATACAGATGCCTCCTTCAGGTAACCATACCCCGAGTGTTTTTAAGCCCGAAGCCCTACCTGCAAATTTTAAGATAATCATAATCGGAGGAGAATATACCTACGATATTCTTTATCAGGAAGATCCCGACTTTTATAAGCTCTTTAAGGTATGTGCGGAGTTCGATTCCGTTATGCAAAAAAGCGATAAAAATATTGCATCCCTTATTCATCTTACCGATCATCTGTGTAAAGAAAAAAAAGCTCTCAGCTTCGATGATTCGGGATACAGCCGTTTGATTTCCTACGCTTCGGAGCTTGCGGGTTCCCGCCATTTGCTTACTGCCCAATTTACTAAAATTTCGGATCTTATAATCGAAGCCGATTTTAATGCACGGCAGCAAAAAAAAGATGCCATTTGTGCAGCCGTCTTAAATGACACAATCGAAAAGCGGCACTATCTTCATGCTCTTCCTGAAGAAAAATTTGCCGAGATGGTTCAGCTGGGCGAAATTTTAATAGATGTTTCCGGCAGAAAACTTGCAAAGATAAACGGCCTCGCCGTAGAGGAGAGGGGTTATCATTCTTTCGGCGTGCCGGTATCGGTTACAGCCCAAGCCTCGCCGGGAACGGGCGGAATTATAAATGTCGAAAGGGAAGCCGGCCTTTCGGGTGAAATCTACGATAAGGCCCACCTTATCATAACCTCTCTTTTGCGGGAAAAGTTTTCAAAGGATATTCCTCTTTCAATTTCTGCAAGTATCTGTTTTGAACAGTCCTACAGTTACATCGACGGAGACTCCGCTTCTTGCGCCGAATTTTTGGCCCTTATTTCTGCGATAGGCGGCTTTGAGATGAGGCAGGATATAGCCGTTACCGGAAGTTTGAATCAGCACGGCATGGTTCAGCCCGTAGGCGGAATTACCGAAAAGATTGAAGGTTTTTTTAATACCTGTAAGATTTTAGGATTTACAGGCACGCAGGGCGTTATGATTCCGTTCAGCAATAAAAACAATTTGTTTTTATCCAAGGAAGTTAGGGAAGCCGTAAAGGAAGGTAAGTTCAATATTTGGACAATCAAGACAATCGATGCGGGGATAAAACTTTTATCGGGCCTTCAGGAAGAGATGTACACTTGGATGATTTCTCAAAGGCTTGAAGATTTTTACAAAAAGGTCAATGAAATTTCTTTGAGGAAAAATTAAGATGGTGCAAACTTATTCCGTATATGAAATTACTTTACAGATAAAAGAGCTTTTGGAAAGAGGCTTCGGCTATGTTGCGATTGAGGGCGAAATTTCCAACTTCCGCCCCTCGGCGGCCGGCCACCTCTATTTTACTTTAAAGGATGATAAGGCTTCAATTCAGGCCGTGATGTTTAAGGGAAAGGCCCGAACTTTGAGCTTTGTCCCCAAGGACGGTATGACCGTAAAAGCGGAAGGAGCAATTTCGGTATATGAGCAGCGCGGTTCTTATCAGATTATTATCGAGGAAATGAGCCTTGCGGGCGAGGGCAATATTTTAAAAATGCTTGAAGAGCGTAAAAAAAAGCTCGCCGCTGAGGGGCTTTTCGATTCCGAAATGAAAAAAGCTCTGCCTTATTTTCCGAACCGCATTGCAGTAATTACAAGCCCTACGGGAGCCGCCGTTAGGGACATTATAAATGTGGTAAAAAGACGGAACGAAAAAATAGGCATAGTTGTGCTTCCGGCGATAGTGCAGGGCGAAGATGCCGCTCCCGCCCTCATCAGGCAGTTAAAAATTGCCGACGAAAAAAACTTGGGCGATGTCATTATAATAGGGCGGGGCGGAGGCTCTTTG
This genomic window contains:
- a CDS encoding bacteriohemerythrin: MDDFVSWDESYDLNIDQVDKQHRHLVELINDLYRACLGEKGALDETFRHVMKNLVDYVMIHFKDEEKLMAEINYPGIQEHKQHHEDFVREILHAVKDYQNGKQFVANTFVRFLRDWLFNHILISDKEWAKFYFAHKK
- a CDS encoding Lon protease family protein; amino-acid sequence: MTDGAAEKLNLDELDFSFPESKIRELKNNGADSTIVGQDRALKAIELGLGIEGEGYNIFVMGAPGTGRRTVISSLLRNYKPNFAKLQDIAYAYNFSRPIEPIALFFPAGEGRLFRKKIKKAVGRIHIQTLALLKSEGFLADQKKIITQADNEENMLLTEFESKMLHTGFKVLQIKDENNQSVDLIPIIKGKEISFSELQSKAARKKFSEQELAALREKYYASLDEMSELFSLLRDKRIEMDEKLVKHQKDAVMPIINEALAPLKKLVDSYAEKYDNPKQIEDNKKILLFLKKTEEDLISRMNIYSSEFKSSRIKKNFFGRYLINLICENNKDKNYVINENLPSFTNLFGTIESHSDSDAPEINGHLRIREGAVHRAFGGYLIIRLHDLLEEDDSWTYLKRVLQSGKIEIQMPPSGNHTPSVFKPEALPANFKIIIIGGEYTYDILYQEDPDFYKLFKVCAEFDSVMQKSDKNIASLIHLTDHLCKEKKALSFDDSGYSRLISYASELAGSRHLLTAQFTKISDLIIEADFNARQQKKDAICAAVLNDTIEKRHYLHALPEEKFAEMVQLGEILIDVSGRKLAKINGLAVEERGYHSFGVPVSVTAQASPGTGGIINVEREAGLSGEIYDKAHLIITSLLREKFSKDIPLSISASICFEQSYSYIDGDSASCAEFLALISAIGGFEMRQDIAVTGSLNQHGMVQPVGGITEKIEGFFNTCKILGFTGTQGVMIPFSNKNNLFLSKEVREAVKEGKFNIWTIKTIDAGIKLLSGLQEEMYTWMISQRLEDFYKKVNEISLRKN
- the xseA gene encoding exodeoxyribonuclease VII large subunit, producing MVQTYSVYEITLQIKELLERGFGYVAIEGEISNFRPSAAGHLYFTLKDDKASIQAVMFKGKARTLSFVPKDGMTVKAEGAISVYEQRGSYQIIIEEMSLAGEGNILKMLEERKKKLAAEGLFDSEMKKALPYFPNRIAVITSPTGAAVRDIINVVKRRNEKIGIVVLPAIVQGEDAAPALIRQLKIADEKNLGDVIIIGRGGGSLEDLLPFSDEELVRAIAACKTPVISAVGHEIDWALSDFAADMRAPTPSAAAELAAPVLNDIIYSIAVNREDLTQNIENRIERIRLMLNNFKPDSLELRFRNIQQPLLARFDNVKEEILSGMQDRCREFKQRLLILNKVLEGANPQAILDRGYSIVRNAETGKTIRSFSQVKEGEKLLIQPSKGKIEAEVKKAGS
- a CDS encoding helix-hairpin-helix domain-containing protein, which codes for MVYTPCIMEFTNEFIEGLSVNEVDIMKRIAEELNIKVAQVSAVISLVNEGCTIPFISRYRKEMHGSLDEVQVRDSDRLFKSYTNLETRRLEIVRGIFAAGKLTDSLYENIMKAGTLTELEDIWLPFKKKKKTRGMLAVERGLQGLADLMKELEAAPLEEKAKDFVVTNAETEELNVPTVQDALQGAADIIAEEISQDTENRKAVHDYFIKTGKFEVKGLGDEEAAKTSVYQMYWDYSENLNEIKPHRVLAINRGEREGVLEVKIDVSIEDAISLLQNKYTLNNDYHKEAIADGLVRLLAPAVLREIRSDLADTADEHGINIFSENLKHLLMTQPIKGTRVLGVDPGIRTGTKCAALDETGKYLGSFVIYQHKADEAKYLVLEAVKKYNVQLIAVGNGTGSHEVQEIVSAVIKESCPDVLFTVVDEDGASVYSAGDVAREEFPDLDLTIRGAISIGRRLQDPLAELVKIDPKSIGVGLYQHDLNQKKLSEELDAVVGSVVNNVGVNLNTASASLLKYVSGVSSSLAKKIVARRESEGIFTDREQLKKVSGMGPKSFEQCAGFLKIPESSNPLDNSWVHPENYETGKLIYDVIHKNEEVSGELRSEIKTKYNIGDQTINDIIEELKKPNRDPREDCPKPIMQQGVLQFEDLKTGMTVKGKIKNVVDFGAFVDLGIKETALLHISEMSDSYISDPLEAVKVGDIVECKIISLDEDRRRISLSRKSGEGSYEGAARLTAKQKSEIKKLVVKTKDGKTITVKTAAGKPAVQGGKELSERGERSPAHRGDRKVGEPRSRKDDDGTKYNPFAILLQGKK